A section of the Lineus longissimus chromosome 1, tnLinLong1.2, whole genome shotgun sequence genome encodes:
- the LOC135486323 gene encoding ras-related protein Rab-37-like isoform X1 translates to MSGIVDNPSKEKVFQMNNLPPPNGPNGLARPPSSPTEFYDVACKVMLIGDSGVGKTCLLVRFKDGAFLSGSFISTVGIDFRNKVVNVEGCKVKLQIWDTAGQERFRSITRAYYRDANALLLLYDVTSKPSFDNIRAWLSEINEYAQDDVVIMLLGNKADMTEGRVIKREEGEKLARDHNVAFMETSAKTGMNVELAFMAIARDLKMKKTRNPSDPKFSVVDYIDQHDEKKAGGCCSS, encoded by the exons ATGTCTGGGATCGTGGATAACCCGAGCAAGGAAAAAGTCTTCCAAATGAACAACTTACCGCCGCCCAATGGGCCTAACGGTTTAGCCCGACCGCCATCAAGTCCGACAGAGTTTTATGATGTAGCATGCAAG GTGATGCTGATCGGCGACAGTGGGGTCGGCAAGACTTGCTTACTCGTCCGATTTAAAGATGGTGCTTTTCTCTCCGGCAGCTTTATATCGACCGTCGGTATTGATTTTAGG AATAAAGTTGTAAATGTAGAAGGCTGTAAAGTAAAACTACAG ATATGGGATACTGCAGGTCAAGAACGCTTCCGCAGTATTACGCGGGCATATTACCGTGACGCAAATG CATTACTATTATTATATGACGTGACGAGCAAACCAAGTTTTGACAACATCAGG GCGTGGCTCAGTGAAATAAACGAATATGCCCAAGACGACGTTGTTATCATGTTGCTAGGTAACAAGGCAGACATGACAGAAGGCCGGGTGATAAAAAGAGAGGAAGGGGAAAAACTAGCAAGG GACCATAATGTAGCCTTTATGGAAACAAGTGCCAAAACGGGTATGAACGTGGAATTAGCATTTATGGCAATAGCAAG AGATTTGAAGATGAAAAAGACAAGAAATCCCAGTGATCCCAAGTTTAGTGTTGTGGACTATATTGACCAGCATGACGAGAAGAAAGCTGGCGGCTGCTGTAGTAGTTAA
- the LOC135486323 gene encoding ras-related protein Rab-37-like isoform X2, whose translation MSGIVDNPSKEKVFQMNNLPPPNGPNGLARPPSSPTEFYDVACKVMLIGDSGVGKTCLLVRFKDGAFLSGSFISTVGIDFRNKVVNVEGCKVKLQIWDTAGQERFRSVTHAYYRDAHALLLLYDVTSKPSFDNIRAWLSEINEYAQDDVVIMLLGNKADMTEGRVIKREEGEKLARDHNVAFMETSAKTGMNVELAFMAIARDLKMKKTRNPSDPKFSVVDYIDQHDEKKAGGCCSS comes from the exons ATGTCTGGGATCGTGGATAACCCGAGCAAGGAAAAAGTCTTCCAAATGAACAACTTACCGCCGCCCAATGGGCCTAACGGTTTAGCCCGACCGCCATCAAGTCCGACAGAGTTTTATGATGTAGCATGCAAG GTGATGCTGATCGGCGACAGTGGGGTCGGCAAGACTTGCTTACTCGTCCGATTTAAAGATGGTGCTTTTCTCTCCGGCAGCTTTATATCGACCGTCGGTATTGATTTTAGG AATAAAGTTGTAAATGTAGAAGGCTGTAAAGTAAAACTACAG ATATGGGATACAGCGGGCCAGGAACGTTTTCGAAGTGTCACTCATGCTTACTACCGAGATGCTCATG CATTACTATTATTATATGACGTGACGAGCAAACCAAGTTTTGACAACATCAGG GCGTGGCTCAGTGAAATAAACGAATATGCCCAAGACGACGTTGTTATCATGTTGCTAGGTAACAAGGCAGACATGACAGAAGGCCGGGTGATAAAAAGAGAGGAAGGGGAAAAACTAGCAAGG GACCATAATGTAGCCTTTATGGAAACAAGTGCCAAAACGGGTATGAACGTGGAATTAGCATTTATGGCAATAGCAAG AGATTTGAAGATGAAAAAGACAAGAAATCCCAGTGATCCCAAGTTTAGTGTTGTGGACTATATTGACCAGCATGACGAGAAGAAAGCTGGCGGCTGCTGTAGTAGTTAA
- the LOC135498297 gene encoding rRNA methyltransferase 2, mitochondrial-like yields the protein MAATVNRNAVSIFMQVFRLFHKNSDNLMKYVCYCNLHCTSTFEQDGQKGMKGRKLSSQLWLKRHMDDPYVKRARLKNYRCRSAFKLIEIDDRYRILRPGGYVIDCGAAPGSWMQVAVERTRDVSTGGPQPTHSIARVIGVDIIGFPPVDEAKAFANSDFTLPETQKTILQYLQGRKVDAVLSDMAPNATGHKAMDHENIIDLCKSALRFSRAVLRPDGTFLCKIWKGGLEKDFMQEIQQFFKSVKFVKPLASRMDSAEGYLLSRGYKGLPDKT from the exons ATGGCAGCGACCGTAAACAGAAATGCTGTGTCTATTTTCATGCAGGTTTTCCGTCTTTTCCACAAAAATTCAGACAATCTAATGAAATATGTTTGCTACTGTAACCTGCATTGTACTTCTACTTTTGAGCAGGATGGTCAAAAGGGAATGAAAGGGCGTAAATTAAGCTCTCAGCTATGGTTGAAACGTCATATGGACGATCCTTACGTCAAGAGGGCACGTCTCAAAAACTACAGATGTAGAAGTGCATTCAAGCTGATCGAAATTGATGACAGGTACAGGATTCTAAGGCCAGGTGGCTACGTGATTGACTGCGGTGCAGCGCCTGGATCATGGATGCAAGTTGCTGTGGAGAGAACAAGGGATGTCTCAACTGGAG GTCCACAACCTACACATTCAATTGCAAGAGTAATTGGTGTTGATATTATAGGATTTCCTCCAGTTGACGAAGCTAAAGCCTTTGCCAATTCCGATTTCACCTTACCAGAGACTCAAAAGACTATCCTGCAGTATTTACAGGGGAGAAAAGTTGATGCAGTATTGAGTGATATGGCCCCTAATGCTACCGGGCATAAAGCAATGGACCATGAAAACATTATTGATCTGTGTAAATCCGCTTTGAGATTCTCTCGGGCAGTGTTACGACCTGACGGTACGTTtttgtgcaaaatatggaaaggTGGACTGGAAAAAGATTTTATGCAAGAGATTCAACAGTTTTTTAAATCTGTCAAGTTCGTGAAGCCTCTGGCTTCCAGAATGGACTCAGCAGAAGGTTATTTATTGTCAAGAGGTTACAAAGGATTACCAGATAAAACCTGa